In Deltaproteobacteria bacterium, the genomic window CGTGATCGCTGCCGTCAGCGTCGTCTTCCCATGGTCCACGTGCCCGATCGTCCCTACGTTCACATGCGGCTTCTTTCTCTCAAATTTGCCTTTGCTCATAAAATTTCCTCCCCCTTATTATCTTCATTTAAAAACCTTACGCCGCCGAGGCCCCCCTGACCTTGGCAACAATCTCCTCCATAACATTTTTTGGAGCCTGCTCGTAATGAGAAAACTCCATTGTGAAAAGCGCCCGTCCCTGCGTCATCGACCGGAGATCGGTCGCATAACCAAACATTCTCGCGAGCGGCACCTCAACATCGATGATCTGCATACCGGCTCGCACACTAGAATTCAATATCCTTCCACGACGCGAATTGAGGTCGCCCGCAACCGAACCAACACAATCCTCCGGTGTCTCAACTTCCAGTCTCATGATCGGTTCGAGAAGTGCCAAACCGGCCTTCTTGGCCGCCTCCTTAAAACCGATGGAGCCGGCTATCTTAAACGCCATTTCAGAAGAGTCAACCTCATGAAAGGAGCCATCAAACAAAGCGACCTGAATATCAACCATCGGATATGCCGCCAGAACTCCTCCCTCCATCGCCTCTTCAATTCCCTTGCGAACGGCAGGGATATACTCCCTGGGAATCGTTCCACCAACAATCTCATCAATAAACTCAAAACCTTTCCCCTTCTCAGTGGGCTGCACCCTTA contains:
- a CDS encoding elongation factor Tu, whose protein sequence is MSKGKFERKKPHVNVGTIGHVDHGKTTLTAAIT